AGCGTTGGTGCATTTTTAGTGGCAATAAAAAGATATTTTAAATCTTCATAATACCCAAAACGCGTATCTTGTTCTCTTAATACTCCACTCCAAAAATCGCGTGTTTGCATAATGGAATCTATTTTTTTTTCAATCGCACTCACACCACCTTTTTTATAAAGCTCCACCCATTCAAAATCACCCGCACTTGCAAAACTCAAAACCAAACACAAATAAAAAATTTTAAAAAACTTCATACATTTCCTTTTCAATCTTCAAAATTATATCCCATTCTCTTAAGGCTTTCACGCTCTTTACTCCAACCAGGCACAACTTTCACAAAAAGATCTAAAAACACCTTTTGGCACACAAAACTCTCAATACTAGCCCTTGCTTCCTTCCCAATGCGCTTTAAAGTTGCACCTCCTTTGCCTATTACCATTCCCTTTTGGCTCTCCTTATGCACAATAATTGTTGCTTTAATATAATGAACATTTGGCTTCTCTTTATAAAGTGTAATTTGCACATCGCTTTCATAGGGCAATTCATCGCTTAAATTTTCAAACACAGCTTCGCGGATTAACTCTTTTACAATTTCTTTTGTTGTATTTGGACTTAAAATTTCAGGATTATAATAATATGGACTTTGCGGCATAAGCTTTGCAAGCACTTCAACCACGCGTTTTAAACTTCCTAAATCTTTGATAGAAATAGGAATTAATGCCTCATAACAATCTTTAAACTTCTCATATTGACGCATTGTTTCAAAAAGTACTTCCTTAGATACAGAATCTATTTTAGTCAAAAGCAAAAGATGTTTCTTGTCTTTTGCCATTTCTAAAAATTCTTTATAATAGCTAATCTTGTCACTCGCGGGCGCTAAAAACAACAAAACATCGCAATCTTGCAAGGCTTGCAAGGCTTCTTTTAACATATATTGATTAAGCAATTTCTCTTGCTTATGAATCCCAGGAGTATCCACAAAAACAATTTGCGTTTCGCCCTCCATTAAAACAAGATGCATTCTTTTGCGCGTTGCGTTTGCTTTATGCGAAACAAGGGTTAGCTTCTCCCCTAAAAGAGTGTTTAAAAAGGTGCTTTTTCCAGCATTTGGACGCCCCAAAACTGCAACAAAACCAGCCTTTGTATTCTCCTCCAAAATGCTTTCCTATAAAATATAACGCGCAATATCAGAATCTGCTACCAAGGATTCCAACTTTTCTTTTACAAGCACTTCTGTGATTTCCACATCTTGACCTTTATAATTCTCCGCTTCAAAGCTAATCTCTTCAATCACTTGCTCTACAACCGTATGCAATCGTCTAGCTCCAATATCTTCTGTCTTTTCATTTGCTACTTGTGAATAATGCGCTAAGGCACGGATTGCTTCATCACTAAAGGATAAACGCACTTCTTCAACGCCTAGCAATGCTTCATATTGACGCAAAATAGAATTTTTAGTTTGGGTTAGAATCTTATACAACGCCTCTTCATCTAGACTATCAAGCTCTACGCGCAAGGGGAATCTCCCCTGTAATTCCGCAATTAAATCACTAGGCTTACTCAGACTAAACGCGCCTGCTGCAATAAATAAAATATGATCTGTTTTAATACTTCCATATTTTGTATTTACCACACTGCCCTCCACAATGGGCAACAAATCTCTTTGCACGCCTTCTTTACTGGGATCTTGGCGTTGGCTACCATTGCCACTAACTGCCACCTTGTCAATCTCATCAATAAAGATAATTCCACTACTCTCAGCGCGCTTTAATCCCTCGTGTTTAATCGCATCTAAGTCTAGTAGTGCCTCACTTGCTTCAACCTTTAAAAGCTCTTTAGCCTCCTTAATCGTTACTTCTTTTTTTGGGCTATCTTTTGGAGAGGCAATAAAGACTTTTGCGATGGTTTCTTGCACCTTTGCAAACTCCGCTGGCATATTTCCATCTTCAATTTCAAAGGTTTTCTTTGGCACTTCTACTTCAATTTTTAAATGATCCATTTCGCCATTTAGCACCTTTTGGCGCATTTTGCTTACTGTTTTTTCATATTCTTCAATTTTCTGCTCACTTGCACCCTTTGGCAAAGGTGGAATCAGTTTTTCTACAATTTTATCTAGCACATATTTTTCAATATCTTGTGTACTTTTGCTTCTATGTTCTTCTTTTATCAAATTAATAGAAGCCACCACTAAATCACGCACCATAGATTCTACATCACGCCCCACAAAACCCACTTCTGTGTATTTGCTAGCTTCTACTTTAACAAAAGGTAGCCCCATAATCTTTGCCATTCTTCTTGCAATTTCAGTTTTTCCAACGCCTGTTGAACCAATCATTAAAATGTTTTTTGGCATTACCTCATCTTGAATTTCTTTTGGCAACTGCAATCTACGATAACGATTGCGCAAAGCAATTGCTACAATCTTTTTAGCGTCCTTTTGACCGATAATATACTCATCCAAATAACTCACAATTTCTTTTGGTGTCATTGCAAATAATTTTTCCACATTCTTATCCTAAAGTTCTAAAATTTTGATATTTTGGTTTGTGTAAATGCAAAGCTCCCCAGCAATCTTTAAAGACTCTAGCACTAAATCTTTTGGCTCTAAATTACTGCCAAATCTATCCATTGCCCTTGCCGCTGAGAGCGCATAATTTCCACCACTTCCAATAGCGGCAATCTTGCCATCTTCTGGTTCTACCACATCACCTGTGCCACTTAGGATAAAAATACGCTCTTTATCAAGTACTATCATCATCGCTTCTAATCGCCTTAAATACTTATCCTTACGCCACTCTTTAGAAAACTCCATCACAGACTTTAGCAAATCCCCTTTTTTGTTCTCTAAAATCCCTTCAAACATATCAAAAAGACTAAACGCATCTGCCGTGCTTCCTGCAAATCCACTTAGGATTTTTCCGTGGTAGAGTGTGCGGATTTTTGTCGCATTACCTTTAAGCACGCAATTCCCAAAGGTAACTTGCCCATCACCTCCAATAACTGCACCCTTTTCACTCTTATAAGCTAAAATTGTTGTTGCATGAAACATTATTGCGCCTCTACATCAACTTTTAAAGTTGCGTGGATTCCGTGTCCTAGCTTGATTTCCACTTCATAAACGCCTGTGGATTTAATCGGACTTTTTAGCTCAATAGTTTTTTTATCAATTTCTATGCGATGCTCTTTTGCTAGGGATTCTGCAATATCTTCTTTAGTGATTGCGCCATATAAAGAGCCATTTGCACCGACTTTTTGCACGATTTTTAGAGTAACTTCTTCAATCTTTTTTGCCGCCATTTCCATTAAGGCTTTTTCTTCAGCAGCCATTTCTGCTGCCTTTTTCTGCTCTGCTTTATAGCGGTTAATCACAGCATTTGTAGCAAAATCTGCTAATCCTTTTGCGATTAAAAAATTCTTTCCATAGCCATCTTTAACTTCGCAAATTTCACCTTTTTTGCCTAAACCTTTGACATCTTGTAATAACAAAACTTTCATCATCTCTCCAAATATCTACAAAGATTTAATAGTAAATGCGGATTTTATCCATTTTTTATTCAATTTAAAATTAAACAAAGCCAAACAATTTTAAATTAATTTTTGTTAATACATATTGTATTTATAAATTTTTATGCTATAATCCCGCTCTAATTTTTAAAAAAGGATTATAATGAGTATCAGCATTTTAGGTTTTCCACGCATTGGAGAACATAGAGAATTAAAGTTTGCATTAG
The Helicobacter winghamensis ATCC BAA-430 DNA segment above includes these coding regions:
- the hslV gene encoding ATP-dependent protease subunit HslV, yielding MFHATTILAYKSEKGAVIGGDGQVTFGNCVLKGNATKIRTLYHGKILSGFAGSTADAFSLFDMFEGILENKKGDLLKSVMEFSKEWRKDKYLRRLEAMMIVLDKERIFILSGTGDVVEPEDGKIAAIGSGGNYALSAARAMDRFGSNLEPKDLVLESLKIAGELCIYTNQNIKILEL
- the hslU gene encoding HslU--HslV peptidase ATPase subunit, with amino-acid sequence MTPKEIVSYLDEYIIGQKDAKKIVAIALRNRYRRLQLPKEIQDEVMPKNILMIGSTGVGKTEIARRMAKIMGLPFVKVEASKYTEVGFVGRDVESMVRDLVVASINLIKEEHRSKSTQDIEKYVLDKIVEKLIPPLPKGASEQKIEEYEKTVSKMRQKVLNGEMDHLKIEVEVPKKTFEIEDGNMPAEFAKVQETIAKVFIASPKDSPKKEVTIKEAKELLKVEASEALLDLDAIKHEGLKRAESSGIIFIDEIDKVAVSGNGSQRQDPSKEGVQRDLLPIVEGSVVNTKYGSIKTDHILFIAAGAFSLSKPSDLIAELQGRFPLRVELDSLDEEALYKILTQTKNSILRQYEALLGVEEVRLSFSDEAIRALAHYSQVANEKTEDIGARRLHTVVEQVIEEISFEAENYKGQDVEITEVLVKEKLESLVADSDIARYIL
- the era gene encoding GTPase Era, with translation MEENTKAGFVAVLGRPNAGKSTFLNTLLGEKLTLVSHKANATRKRMHLVLMEGETQIVFVDTPGIHKQEKLLNQYMLKEALQALQDCDVLLFLAPASDKISYYKEFLEMAKDKKHLLLLTKIDSVSKEVLFETMRQYEKFKDCYEALIPISIKDLGSLKRVVEVLAKLMPQSPYYYNPEILSPNTTKEIVKELIREAVFENLSDELPYESDVQITLYKEKPNVHYIKATIIVHKESQKGMVIGKGGATLKRIGKEARASIESFVCQKVFLDLFVKVVPGWSKERESLKRMGYNFED
- the rplI gene encoding 50S ribosomal protein L9 — its product is MKVLLLQDVKGLGKKGEICEVKDGYGKNFLIAKGLADFATNAVINRYKAEQKKAAEMAAEEKALMEMAAKKIEEVTLKIVQKVGANGSLYGAITKEDIAESLAKEHRIEIDKKTIELKSPIKSTGVYEVEIKLGHGIHATLKVDVEAQ